The following proteins are co-located in the Streptococcus anginosus genome:
- a CDS encoding FtsW/RodA/SpoVE family cell cycle protein, translated as MPYQKRSIDSRVDYSLILPVFCLLFIGVVAIYIAVSHDYPKNVWPIVGQQIAWIALGTVISLVIMLFNTKFLWQITPYLYVFGLALMVLPLIFYSSELVASTGAKNWVTIGHVTLFQPSEFMKISYILMLSRVVVNFLQRYKDRERTVKLDFFLIFELALYTLPVLILLALQSDLGTALVFIAIFSGIVLLSGVSWKIIVPVVLTILVVGGGFLLIFISKDGRAFLHQIGMPTYQINRILAWLNPFDYAQTTTYQQAQGQIAIGSGGLWGQGFNVSNLLVPVRESDMIFTVIAEDFGFVGATIVIALYLLLIYRMLKITLKSNNQFYTYISTGFIMMLLFHIFENIGAVTGILPLTGIPLPFISQGGSSIVSNLIGVGLLLSMSYQNNLSDEKRSHYPTRRKKVVLKQLK; from the coding sequence ATGCCTTATCAAAAACGCTCGATTGATTCACGAGTGGATTATAGTTTAATATTACCGGTGTTTTGTTTGCTTTTTATTGGTGTTGTAGCCATTTATATCGCTGTTAGTCATGATTATCCAAAAAATGTTTGGCCAATTGTAGGGCAGCAGATTGCCTGGATTGCTCTAGGAACAGTTATCAGTCTGGTTATCATGCTATTCAATACAAAATTTCTTTGGCAAATAACGCCATACTTATATGTATTTGGCTTGGCATTGATGGTGCTTCCGCTTATTTTTTATAGTTCAGAATTAGTTGCTTCGACAGGAGCAAAAAACTGGGTGACTATAGGACATGTGACCTTGTTTCAACCATCTGAATTTATGAAAATTTCTTATATTCTGATGCTGTCACGAGTTGTTGTTAATTTTTTACAGCGTTATAAAGATAGAGAGCGAACGGTTAAATTGGACTTCTTCCTGATTTTTGAGTTAGCCCTTTATACCTTACCCGTTCTGATTTTATTGGCATTGCAGAGTGACCTAGGGACAGCATTAGTCTTTATCGCAATCTTTTCAGGAATTGTCCTCTTATCAGGTGTGTCTTGGAAAATTATTGTACCAGTTGTTTTGACCATTCTGGTTGTAGGCGGTGGCTTTTTACTTATCTTCATTTCAAAAGACGGGCGAGCTTTTTTGCACCAAATTGGGATGCCAACCTATCAGATCAACCGTATTTTGGCTTGGCTGAATCCGTTTGACTACGCTCAAACCACTACTTATCAACAGGCACAAGGTCAAATAGCAATTGGTAGTGGTGGTCTCTGGGGACAAGGGTTTAATGTATCCAATCTATTGGTGCCTGTACGTGAAAGTGATATGATTTTTACTGTCATTGCAGAAGATTTTGGTTTTGTCGGTGCAACGATTGTGATTGCCTTGTATTTGCTATTGATTTATCGTATGTTAAAAATTACGCTGAAATCAAATAATCAATTTTACACCTATATTTCTACTGGTTTTATCATGATGTTACTCTTTCATATTTTTGAAAATATCGGAGCAGTGACGGGAATTTTGCCTTTGACAGGGATTCCACTTCCATTTATTTCGCAAGGGGGATCCTCTATCGTCAGTAATTTAATCGGGGTTGGGCTCTTGCTTTCTATGAGCTATCAAAATAATCTATCAGATGAAAAACGCTCACATTATCCTACAAGGCGTAAAAAAGTAGTATTAAAACAATTAAAATAA
- a CDS encoding YeiH family protein — MYQKYLPGIGFAFVLAAVATVLGNFFPLIGSSVFAILLGILANNLFHIKKTYHAGLAYSGKKLLQYSIILLGFSMSIGRVSATGISSLKISILTILIAFISAYVVGRLLGMGKVLTTLIGFGTAICGGSAIAAASPILEAKDEDIALSISTIFFFNILAVFIFPFLGHLMHMNNATFGTWAGTAINDTSSVVAAGYTYSQSAGDLATIVKLSRALMIVPACLIFAGVRYVRSQSSHQKVNLKKIFPWFILWFVVASIVTSVGIFPSSLVPATKFLSQWLMAMALAGIGARVSFGQFRKAGAAPLLTGAFAWFAVAVSSLIIQYFFS; from the coding sequence ATGTATCAAAAATATCTTCCAGGGATTGGTTTTGCTTTTGTATTAGCGGCAGTAGCAACCGTCTTGGGAAATTTCTTTCCCTTGATTGGCTCCAGCGTTTTTGCCATTCTTTTGGGAATTTTAGCCAATAATCTTTTTCATATAAAAAAGACTTATCATGCTGGTTTAGCTTATTCAGGTAAGAAATTACTGCAATATTCCATTATTTTGCTGGGGTTCAGCATGTCCATTGGTCGGGTTTCTGCTACAGGCATCTCCTCTTTAAAAATTAGCATTTTAACTATACTGATTGCTTTTATTTCAGCTTATGTGGTAGGACGTCTGTTGGGAATGGGCAAAGTTCTAACCACTTTAATTGGATTTGGAACGGCTATTTGTGGTGGTTCTGCCATTGCAGCAGCTTCACCGATTTTAGAAGCAAAAGATGAAGACATCGCTTTATCTATTTCAACAATTTTCTTCTTTAACATTTTAGCAGTTTTTATTTTCCCATTTTTAGGGCATCTGATGCATATGAATAATGCAACTTTTGGAACTTGGGCAGGAACCGCTATCAATGATACATCATCTGTTGTAGCAGCAGGATACACTTACAGTCAGTCGGCGGGAGATTTGGCAACGATTGTAAAACTAAGTCGTGCTTTAATGATTGTACCAGCTTGTCTCATCTTTGCAGGAGTCCGATATGTACGCTCACAAAGCAGTCATCAAAAAGTCAATTTAAAGAAGATTTTCCCTTGGTTTATTTTGTGGTTTGTTGTGGCGTCTATTGTTACTAGTGTTGGGATTTTTCCAAGTTCGCTCGTTCCTGCAACAAAGTTCTTGTCACAATGGCTTATGGCAATGGCTCTTGCTGGAATTGGTGCAAGGGTATCCTTTGGGCAATTTAGAAAAGCAGGCGCAGCGCCGTTGTTGACAGGAGCATTTGCTTGGTTTGCAGTTGCTGTATCGAGCTTAATTATTCAATACTTTTTCTCATAA